The DNA window TATTAATTCGTAGCATATGTGTGATGGATCGACTTTGCCCTGATCTATCTCTGGAGAACAATAGGATTCCCATTTCAGCACTAACTGGCATGGACAGCTCCCAGCCTCCCAAATAATGAAATGGAATGGAGCCGCGCACGAGCCAGCCGGCCAAACCGCACCCTTAAAATGACAGAGCATGCGTGTAGTGTGAGACACTCTAAAAGAAAAACGGTTTCAACATGTTCATTCATATGGTCGATCCAgacctgttggtctctgttgaaactgaaacatactgtacatggtTCAAACCATTATCATTCATTTTTTATCCCACTTTCCTGTCATAGAAAGCCCCTATACACCACAGtaaaaaactaaataaataaatcgtTTTGATAGTTCTTCTTAGACTAAATTAGAATCATTTTTTGTTCATTCATAAATTAAAAACAGTAAGCAGATGGTACTTGCTTCTGGGGTTCTTTATTTTTTGTGTTTGATAGTCAGTGGCAGTGTCAGAATGAAACCTCTGGAAACCTTGCAACACTTTTCACTCATCTTGAAGCATCTGTTTCTTTTGCCTAATTAGTCCCCAAATGGGCAATGGTTTGGGTTTTCCATCTGGTAATGAACGACTGAATAAATACCTGGTAGCCTTTCACTTGAAATCTGCTCGCTGTCTGAGACATTGAAAACTAAGCATCTTAGTACTTTCACTTATGGAAAGGCCCCTCTGAGCCATAATTTTGTAGCTTGTCAGTCTCTTTTTGTTTGTTCCCATTATTTACACACGGCCCCCCCTTAGGTTCCTAGTTCCTTTAGTCCCTGTCTGCTTAATGGTATCCTTGAGTGCTGCTATATCTACAGTGTTTACTTCTCTCAGTCTACTCCCACTCTCATTACGAAATACCTCATATTCTGTCCGTGTCCCTCTGCCTCAGGAGTTTAGATGATGTATGTTATGTAATTCCCAGTCTTTGATTCATGCCCCATGACTTCTCCTCATTTTAACATTGTAATCTGGGTCATTACATAATAGTCATCACCCATATCTCTGAAAGTGTACTGACTTTGTGGGTAATTTAGTGTTGCCCGTTGCTGTCCTTGAATGCTACTGATAATAATAATCCTCACTCCTCTCTGACTGTCAGAGTTCTCGACTGTCCCAattaacaccctattccctatgtagtgcacaacttttgaccagaggcctacctgtgccatggtcaaaagtagtgcactacatagggaatagtgtgccatttgtgaTTCAGCCATAGAGTCCTGCTCCCACACTGCCACTGGATGGATCTCATCAACAGATACAGGAAGAGACATAATCACATTTGTACCAAAGGGCAAACAAAATACCCCTTAATCAACATTGATTATTTAGAATGAACAACCCCCCACAGCCTCCTTTCTCACTTCCTctccctgtgtgcgtgtgtgcgtgtgtgcgtgtgtgtgcgtgtgtgcgtgtgtgtgcgtgtgtgcgtgtgtgtgtgcgtgcgtgtgtgtgtgtgtgtgtgcgtgtgtgtgtgcgtgtgtgtgtgtgtgtgcgtgcgtgtgtgcgtgcgtgtgtgtgtgtgcgtgcgtgcctgcgtgtgtgtgtgcatgtgtgtgtgtgtgcgtgcgtgcgtgcgtgtgtgtgtgtgtgtgcgtgcgtgtgtgcgtgcgtgcgtgtgtgtgtgctatgctTGTGCAGCTAGACAaagtagagggagagaacaagagagagactgGAAGGGCAGGAAGAGACACagacggagagagtgagagaaagacagacagacggacagagagagtgagagagagggagtgagagaaaacaCCCTGCAGGGACAGCACAAAGTGCTCACAGCCTCCCACTTAACTGTGTCTTGCATTAGTGACAGGTCGCCAATCTAAAGAGGATGGGATATCTGAGGTTAGAGATAACAGCCTTATCTTCACTACATTTCTATATACTGTATTGACCAACACTCTTTGAATGAAAGGTGTTATCTATAACCTTATAggattcttcggctgtccccataggagaaccttttgaaccctttttggttgcaggtagaacccttttaggttccatgaagaacccttCCGACTGAAGCAGCTCACTCTGTAACATCTTATACTGAATTGACATGTCCCTCTAAATGGGTAAATTCAACTCCAAATGTCAGTTTCCTGTACAGTAATGTAACCGCtgtcccccccccatcccccacacAGCGGAGAAGGTGACATCTCTGGGGAAAGACTGGCATAAGTTCTGTCTGAAATGTGAGCGTTGTAACAAGACCCTGAACCCAGGGGGCCATGCTGAGGTAAGAGGATTCAGTACCTTACAATCATAGAAAAATAGGTGCTATCTagagtgggctcccgagtggcacactgcatctcagtgctagaggcgtcactacagaccctggttcgattccaggctgtatcacaaccgcccgtgattgggagtcccatagggcggcttacaattggcccagcgtcgtccggattagtgtttggccagggtaggccatcgttgtaaataagaatttgttcttaactgacttccttagctaaatataggttaaattaaaaaaatacaaaatagaattgaaaagggttctttggctgacCCCAacggagaaccctttgaataaccctttttggttccaagaaGGTTTCTACATTTTTTCACACAGAAACAGTCAGAAACTGCAGGAAGTGTTGTGTACAATAAAGATGAGTAACTAAGATGACATTTTGGCTCTGTTCCCATAGATCTCTGGGAAGGTTATGGAGGGTTAAGGTCTCACGGGGAGAGTATCGGCATTCTGAGAGAGTATTCTGACGTAGCCTGTTCATCAATATaggtactgtacagtactatacaggGACCTAGGCCTGTTACGAACAGAGAGGATTGGCTTCTATAGTTCATTTAGggtacagtaggctactaaagtGTGGGGTGCTATCATGTGTAGTGTGCAGTGCATCTAAAATCCATTGGTTTCCTTTCATTTCTGATGCATGTTTCACAGATCCAAAGATCCCTCTAAAGCTACACCGGCTGTTTTAAACTCAAGTCAGTCATGTAGCATTCAATGCTAGAGTGGGCGTAAATATGTTGTAGTGGCATTTTTACTTCAAGTTATACCAAGATCCACCCCAACAAAGTCCAATGTGTTTGTTCCCAGATACTTCTTCTGCTCATTGTCTTTCCCTCTGTTCACAGCATGATGGAACTCCGTACTGCCACAAGCCATGCTATGCTGCCCTCTTTGGACCAAAAGGTGCAATACATTAGCTTTATAGCCATCCATTATTTAGTTATGTGTGCTTTATGTGGttctaaaaacattttaattattCACAGCAAGCCTATAAGATAGGCCTAATGTGTGCGTTTGCAGAGAGACTTATAAAAGGAAACTATGATCATTGTGTTTGTATGTTGAATGAATTAAGCATTTCTCTCTGTAGGTGTGAATATCGGAGGTGCTGGCTCTTATGTCTACGAGGCGCCTGTCAATGATACCCCTGCCAGCGTTTCCACAGAAACAGAGGCCAAACCTGAGGAGAAGAAAGCTCATGCCAGAGGCCCAGTGAAGGGTAAGCAACATGAAAGAAAAGAGTAACAGATCTGCTGTCATGTTATTATATCCCGTATGAAGATAACCACTGGCTGTAACAAGCCTCATCTTCTCAATCTCTTTTTGACACAGCCGCAAGCTTCTCAACTTTCTCTGGAGAACCCAGTAAATGCCCAAGGTGCAGCAAGACAGTGTATTTCGGTACGTGTGTTATGTTACTGCCCATGCCATATTGGAGCTCTTACTGTATATGCTAATGTGTGTGTGGACACAAACTCACATCCTCCCACTCACATCCTCTGTGAGTGGGTGTCCAGGGGAATATGGTGAGGTGGAGGAATGTTGTTTCCATGGTGATATGTCTGacattggtgtgtgtatgtgtatgtgtgtgtgtgtgtgtgtgtgtgtgtgtgtgtgtgtgtgtgtgtgtgtgtgtgtgtgtgtgtgtgtgtgtgtgtgtgtgtgtgtgtgtgtgtgtgtgtgtgtgtgtgtgtgtgtgtgtatgcagctgAGAAGGTGACGTCCCTGGGGAAGGACTGGCATCGACCCTGTCTGCGCTGTGAGAGGTGCAGCAAGACCCTGGCCCCAGGCAGTCATGCAGAGGTGACAGACAGAAGactgggaggagggggtgtgggggggagggaggggggtgtgggggagggagagggggtgtgggGGAGGGGAGTTATTACAAAGATTCCAGGAATGCAGAACCATAGAAATACAGTTAGACAATGGCTGCTGGGCCACCCTTCACGTACAGTAAcactgacttgaatgggaatcaGTCAGATTCACATTTTTTTTCATCAAGTACATTTTCACATACACAGAATTTGACATGAAGTGGTGCTGCTAGCAATATACAAAATATACAAAGAGAATGTATAAAAAGGGATTTACACATAATCTACACataatctacatacagtatatataatataaaaacaATAAACATAGAACAATTACACATGATAGAAGAGTAGATTCTAAATGATAGTTGAAAATGTGCTGAGAATATACtgagaatatacagagactgTACCATTTACAGTGGAATATACTGAGACTAtacagagactgtaacatttacAGTGGAATATACTGAGACTATACAATTTACATTAGAATATACtgagaatatacagagactgtaacatttacAGTGGAATATACTGAGACTGTACCATTTACATTAGAATATACAGAGAATATACTGAGACTGTAACATTTACATTAGAATATACAGAGAATATACTGAGACTGTAACATTTACATTAGAATATACAGAGACTGTACCATTTACAGTGGAATATACAGAGACTGTACCATTTACAGTGGAATATACTGAGACTGTACCATTTACAGTGGAATATACAGAGACTGTACCATTTACATTAGAATATAGTGAGACTATAACATTTACAGTAGAATATACTGAGACTGTAACATTTACAGTGGAATAtacagagactgtaacatttacattagaatatagtgagactgtaacatttacattagaatatacagagactgtaacatttacATTAGAATATAGTGAGACTGTAACATTTACATTAGAATATACTGAGACTGTAACATTTACAGTGGAATAtacagagactgtaacatttacATTAGAATATACTGAGACTGTAACATTTACATTAGAATATACAGAGACTGTACCATTTACATTAGAATATACTGAGAATATACTGAGACTGTAACATTTACATTAGAATATACTGAGACTGTAACATTTACATTAGAATATACAGAGACTGTACCATTTAGAGTGGAATATACAGAGACTGTACCATTTACAGTGGAATATACTGAGACTGTAACATTTACATTAGAATATACTGAGACTGTAACATTTACATTAGAATATACAGAGACTGTACCATTTACAGTGGAATAtacagagactgtaacatttacAGTGGAATATACAGAGACTGTACCTTTTACAGTGGAATATACAGAGACTGTACCATTTACATTAGAATATACTGAGAATATACTGAGACTGTAACATTTCCATTAGAATATACAGAGACTGTACCTTTTACAGTGGAATATACAGAGACTGTACCATTTACATTAGAATATACTGAGAATATACTGAGACTGTAACATTTACATTAGAATATACTGAGACTGTAACATTTACATTAGAATATACTGAGAATATACTGAGACTGTAACATTTACATTAGAATATACTGAGAATATACTGAGACTGTAACATTTACATTAGAATATACTGAGAATATACTGAGACTGTAACATTTACAGTGGAATATACTGAGAATATACCATTTACAGTGGAATATACTGAGACTGTAACATTTACAGTGGAATATACAGAGACTGTACCATTTACATTAGAATATACTGAGAATATACTGAGACTGTACCATTTACAGTGGAATATACAGAGACTATACCATTTACAGTGGAATATACAGAGACTATACCATTTACATTAGAATATACTGAGAATATACTGAGACTGTACCATTTACATTAGAATATACTGAGACTGTAACATTTACATTAGAATATACTGAGAATATACTGAGACTGTACCATTTACATTAGAATATACTGAGACTGTAACATTTACAGAATATACAGAGACTGTACCATTTACAGTGGAATATACTGAGACTGTACCATTTACAGTGGAATATACTGAGACTGTAACATTTACATTAGAATATACTGAGAATATACTGAGACTGTACCATTTACAGTGGAATATACTGAGACTGTAACATTTACATGGAATATACTGAGAATATACTGAGACTGTACCATTTACATTAGAATATACTGAGACTGTAACATTTACAGTGGAATATACTGAGAATATACTGAGACTGTACCATTTACATTAGAATATACTGAGACTGTAACATTTACATTAGAATATAGTGAGACTATAACATTTACAGTGGAATATACTGAGACTATACAATTTACATTAGAATATACTGAGAATATACTGAGACTGTAACATTTACAGTGGAATATACTGAGACTGTAACATTTACATTAGAATATACTGAGACTGTAACATTTACATTAGAATATACAGAGACTGTACCATTTACATTAGAATATACTGAGAATATACTGAGACTGTAACATTTACATTAGAATATACTGAGACTGTAACATTTACATTAGAATATACAGAGACTGTACCATTTACAGTGGAATATACAGAGACTGTACCATTTACAGTGGAATATACAGAGACTGTACCATTTACAGTGGAATAtacagagactgtaacatttacATTAGAATATACAGAGACTGTACCTTTTACAGTGGAATATACAGAGACTGAACTTTTACAGAATATACTGTACCTTTTACAGTGGAATAtacagagactgtaacatttacATTAGAATATACTGAGAATATACTGAGACTGTAACATTTACATTAGAATATACAGAGACTGTACCTTTTACAGTGGAATAtacagagactgtaacatttacATTAGAATATACTGAGAATATACTGAGACTGTAACATTTACATTAGAATATACTGAGAATATACTGAGACTGTAACATTTACATTAGAATATACTGAGAATATACTGAGACTGTAACATTTACAGTGGAATATACAGAGACTGTACCATTTACATTAGAATATACTGAGAATATACTGAGACTGTACCATTTACATTAGAATATACTGAGAATATACTGAGACTGTACCATTTACAGTGGAATATACTGAGAATATACTGAGACTGTACCATTTACAGTGGAATATACTGAGAATATACTGAGACTGTACCATTTACAGTGGAATATACTGAGAATATACTGAGACTGTACCATTTACAGTGGAATATACTGAGAATATACTGAGACTGTACCATTTACAGTGGAATATACtgagaatatacagagactgTACCTTTTACAGTGGAATATACAGAGACTGTACCTTTTACAGTGGAATAtacagagactgtaacatttacATTAGAATATACTGAGAATATACTGAGACTGTAACATTTACATTAGAATATACTGAGAATATACTGAGACTGTAACATTTACATTAGAATATACTGAGAATATACTGAGACTGTAACATTTACATTAGAATATACTGAGAATATACTGAGACTGTAACATTTACATTAGAATATACTGAGAATATACTGAGACTGTAACATTTACATTGGAATATACTGAGACTGTAACATTTACATTAGAATATACTGAGACTGTAACAT is part of the Oncorhynchus tshawytscha isolate Ot180627B linkage group LG18, Otsh_v2.0, whole genome shotgun sequence genome and encodes:
- the LOC112217919 gene encoding cysteine-rich protein 2-like — encoded protein: MASKCPKCDKTVYFAEKVTSLGKDWHKFCLKCERCNKTLNPGGHAEHDGTPYCHKPCYAALFGPKGVNIGGAGSYVYEAPVNDTPASVSTETEAKPEEKKAHARGPVKAASFSTFSGEPSKCPRCSKTVYFAEKVTSLGKDWHRPCLRCERCSKTLAPGSHAEHDGQAYCHKPCYATLFGPKGVNTGGVGSYIYHEPSTEAETEAQP